One window from the genome of Deinococcus arcticus encodes:
- a CDS encoding phosphotransferase, which translates to MPDTLEHGDFWPTNVAVRGDQAVFFDFSDATITHPFFSLRLFLAELGTFLPEQPQARDRIVEAYLSAWAGVSTPALLRRAYELSRPVAAFHAALLYVGHILPALEAQWEMENMAVWALHDLLRELEVAVL; encoded by the coding sequence GTGCCTGACACATTGGAACACGGGGACTTCTGGCCCACCAATGTGGCGGTTCGAGGGGATCAGGCTGTGTTTTTCGACTTCTCGGATGCCACGATCACGCACCCGTTTTTCAGTTTGCGCCTGTTTCTGGCTGAGCTTGGGACCTTTCTGCCCGAACAGCCACAGGCGCGTGACCGCATCGTCGAGGCGTATCTCTCGGCGTGGGCGGGCGTGAGTACACCGGCGCTGTTGCGCCGTGCCTACGAACTCTCTCGACCAGTGGCTGCGTTCCACGCGGCCCTCCTGTATGTCGGCCACATCCTCCCCGCCCTCGAAGCGCAGTGGGAGATGGAGAACATGGCGGTGTGGGCGCTCCATGATCTCCTGCGTGAATTGGAAGTCGCTGTGCTGTAG
- the chrA gene encoding chromate efflux transporter, producing the protein MAPRPEGQGPDGPAPGRGDRAAASPLPRGTVLEVLLAFGRLGLTSFGGPVAHLGYFRTEFVHRRRWLDEPAYAELVALCQFLPGPASSQVGMALGLQRAGLPGALAAWVGFTLPSAALMVLLALGISRAGDLAGAGGLRGLKLVAVAVVAQAVLGMARTLTPDRPRAALALAAAVVTLLAPAPVVQVLIMGAAGLIGWRWLPARVGSAGEARPAALSRRVGAVCLGLFGALLLALPLLRGVVGGPVLEVLDSFYRAGALVFGGGHVVLPLLEAEVVSPGWVTPDAFLVGYGAVQAVPGPLFTFSAYLGAVAEVGLPRLLAAGLALGAIFLPAFLLVAGALPFWAHWRTRPGAQAALRGVNAAVVGLLLAALYSPVFTGAVASPLDFALVLAAFAALEQGRVPPWLVVGAGAALGGVLR; encoded by the coding sequence GTGGCGCCTCGGCCTGAAGGGCAGGGTCCGGATGGGCCAGCGCCGGGTCGTGGGGACCGCGCGGCTGCCTCTCCCCTGCCCCGGGGCACGGTGCTGGAGGTGCTGCTGGCGTTTGGCCGGCTGGGCCTGACCAGTTTTGGCGGGCCGGTGGCGCACCTGGGCTATTTCCGCACCGAATTTGTTCACCGCCGCCGCTGGCTGGATGAACCGGCGTACGCGGAACTGGTGGCGCTGTGTCAGTTTCTGCCGGGCCCGGCCAGCAGTCAGGTGGGCATGGCGCTGGGCCTGCAGCGTGCGGGGCTGCCGGGCGCACTGGCGGCGTGGGTGGGCTTCACTCTGCCCAGCGCGGCGCTGATGGTACTGCTGGCCCTGGGGATCAGCCGTGCGGGCGACCTGGCCGGGGCGGGCGGGCTGCGCGGCCTGAAGCTGGTGGCAGTGGCGGTGGTGGCGCAGGCGGTGCTGGGCATGGCGCGCACCCTCACGCCGGACCGGCCCCGTGCGGCGCTGGCCCTGGCAGCGGCCGTGGTGACGCTGCTGGCCCCCGCGCCGGTCGTGCAGGTGCTGATCATGGGCGCGGCGGGCCTGATCGGCTGGCGGTGGTTGCCCGCTAGGGTGGGATCGGCGGGTGAGGCGCGGCCGGCAGCCCTGTCGCGGCGGGTGGGGGCGGTCTGCCTGGGGCTGTTCGGGGCGCTGCTGCTGGCCCTGCCGCTGCTGCGCGGGGTGGTGGGGGGCCCGGTGCTGGAGGTGCTGGACAGTTTTTACCGCGCCGGCGCGTTGGTGTTCGGGGGCGGGCACGTGGTTCTGCCGCTGCTGGAGGCCGAGGTGGTGTCGCCGGGCTGGGTCACGCCGGATGCGTTCTTGGTGGGCTACGGGGCCGTGCAGGCGGTGCCGGGACCCCTGTTCACGTTCAGTGCCTACCTGGGCGCCGTGGCCGAGGTGGGCTTGCCCCGCCTCCTGGCGGCGGGGCTGGCGCTGGGGGCCATCTTTCTGCCGGCCTTTCTGCTGGTGGCTGGCGCCCTGCCCTTCTGGGCCCACTGGCGCACGCGGCCGGGCGCACAGGCGGCGCTGCGGGGCGTGAACGCGGCGGTGGTGGGGTTGCTGCTGGCCGCGCTGTATAGCCCGGTGTTCACCGGGGCTGTGGCTTCACCCCTGGATTTTGCGCTGGTGCTGGCGGCGTTTGCAGCACTGGAACAGGGCCGGGTGCCGCCGTGGCTGGTCGTGGGAGCGGGGGCGGCGCTGGGCGGGGTGCTGCGCTAG
- a CDS encoding MIP/aquaporin family protein — protein MAPSLGRAAVAEGLGTFALVFFGPGAAVVQAQTGALGHLGVALVFGLSVMAVLATLGPVSGAHINPAATLALALCGQLPRAWVAPYVAAQLTGAVLAALALLALLGREGGLGVTVPAGSAAQSFGLELLLTFFLLLAALRAGRPWVVGGVVALAAAMGGPISGASMNPARSFGPALVSGIWTAHWLYWVAPALGAGLAAGVHLWLGAPARPQAPAGGSADRGASA, from the coding sequence GTGGCGCCAAGCCTGGGCCGCGCCGCTGTGGCCGAGGGACTGGGCACCTTTGCCCTGGTGTTCTTCGGGCCCGGGGCCGCTGTGGTGCAGGCCCAGACCGGGGCCCTGGGGCACCTGGGGGTGGCGCTGGTGTTTGGCCTGAGCGTGATGGCGGTGCTGGCCACGCTGGGCCCGGTGAGCGGCGCGCACATCAACCCGGCGGCCACGCTGGCCCTGGCGCTCTGCGGGCAGCTGCCCCGGGCCTGGGTGGCGCCCTACGTGGCGGCGCAGCTGACGGGGGCCGTGCTGGCGGCGCTGGCGCTGCTGGCCCTGCTGGGGCGCGAGGGGGGGCTGGGGGTGACTGTTCCGGCGGGGAGTGCGGCGCAGTCGTTTGGCCTGGAACTGCTGCTGACCTTCTTTCTGCTGCTGGCCGCGCTGCGCGCCGGGCGGCCCTGGGTGGTGGGCGGGGTGGTGGCCCTGGCCGCCGCCATGGGCGGGCCCATCAGCGGGGCCAGCATGAACCCGGCGCGCTCCTTTGGTCCGGCGCTGGTGAGCGGCATCTGGACCGCGCACTGGCTGTACTGGGTGGCCCCGGCGCTGGGGGCCGGGCTGGCGGCGGGCGTTCACCTGTGGCTGGGGGCCCCCGCACGCCCCCAGGCCCCGGCCGGGGGCTCAGCGGACCGTGGCGCCTCGGCCTGA
- a CDS encoding arsenate reductase ArsC — protein sequence MRRVLILCTHNSARSQMAEGLVRAAAARLGVALDVHSAGTEATRVKPEAVAVMAELGVDLSGHTSKTLWDVPDAQRFDYVVTVCDSAAAGCPVYPAATQRRHYPFVDPSGGSLARWRAVRDQMKLQFDAFVQALQAGEAPPPGHLDSPAVPVA from the coding sequence GTGCGCCGTGTCCTGATTCTCTGCACCCACAATTCTGCCCGTTCCCAGATGGCCGAGGGGCTGGTACGGGCCGCTGCCGCGCGCCTGGGGGTGGCCCTGGACGTGCATTCCGCCGGCACCGAGGCCACCCGGGTAAAGCCCGAAGCCGTCGCCGTGATGGCCGAACTGGGCGTGGATCTGTCGGGGCACACCAGTAAAACGCTCTGGGACGTGCCGGATGCCCAGCGCTTTGACTACGTGGTGACCGTCTGTGACAGCGCGGCGGCCGGGTGCCCGGTGTATCCGGCCGCGACCCAGCGGCGGCATTACCCGTTTGTGGACCCCAGCGGCGGCAGTCTGGCGCGCTGGCGGGCGGTGCGCGACCAGATGAAGCTTCAGTTTGATGCGTTCGTGCAGGCCCTGCAGGCCGGCGAGGCGCCGCCGCCGGGTCACCTGGACAGCCCCGCCGTGCCGGTGGCCTGA
- a CDS encoding ArsR/SmtB family transcription factor — protein sequence MTLTAPTVLDQLKALAQDTRYDLVRHLAQGERCVCDLEALLGLPQSKVSYHLNVLKEAGMVAAEQRGKNVYYTLKTAPLFLLGGQLLTDLFPDHPGLTHQAKSVC from the coding sequence ATGACCCTGACTGCGCCCACAGTGCTGGATCAACTCAAGGCGCTCGCACAGGACACCCGGTACGACCTCGTGCGCCACCTGGCCCAGGGTGAACGCTGCGTCTGCGACCTGGAAGCCCTGCTGGGTCTTCCACAGTCCAAAGTGTCGTACCACCTGAATGTTTTGAAAGAAGCGGGGATGGTGGCCGCCGAACAGCGGGGGAAAAACGTGTACTACACGCTAAAGACAGCACCTCTGTTTCTGCTGGGCGGTCAGCTCCTCACCGACCTGTTTCCCGATCATCCAGGCCTGACACATCAAGCTAAATCGGTGTGTTAG
- a CDS encoding aspartate kinase yields MGYELLVMKFGGTNMQDARAVRHSASLAGRSIQGGVKVVVVVSAMAGVTNSLLKLAGAAQAGDIASANDEIALLRTRHFAAAQELGAAPDSAVVRELREMHETLRQAVYGVYLLRELTPRSRDLIVAFGERLSAPLMSLALEQAGLRAHHLTGGEAGILTDTHFGNAKPLPGTYERVKDRLSGLLAAGVTPVVAGFMGETDKGAITTLGRGGTDFSATIVGKALGADEVWAWKDVDGVMSADPRVVKDARNIEVLSYGEVMELAYFGAKVLHPLAVTPLQESGIPLRVKSAADPDFPGTLVQAEARDEAGHPVKAVTAIRNVSIINVSGAGVLGIPEVIASVFDAIARENVTLLMVSQSSSMSNVSLAVQTADAERTLTALRAGVSLELQIEEQPGVAVLAIVGSGMRGQRGVSARMFTALADEDVNILMISQGSSELNVSVAVEGEHVETATRAVHRAFDLGQRALA; encoded by the coding sequence ATGGGTTACGAGCTTCTGGTCATGAAATTCGGCGGGACGAACATGCAAGACGCCCGCGCCGTGCGCCACAGCGCCTCGCTGGCCGGGCGCAGCATCCAGGGCGGCGTGAAGGTGGTGGTGGTGGTCTCGGCCATGGCGGGCGTGACCAACAGCCTGCTGAAACTGGCCGGCGCCGCGCAGGCCGGTGACATTGCCAGCGCCAACGACGAGATTGCCCTGCTGCGCACCCGCCACTTCGCCGCCGCGCAGGAACTGGGCGCCGCCCCCGACAGCGCCGTGGTACGCGAACTGCGCGAGATGCACGAAACCCTGCGCCAGGCCGTCTACGGCGTGTATCTACTGCGCGAACTCACCCCGCGCTCGCGCGACCTGATCGTGGCGTTTGGCGAGCGCCTGTCGGCGCCGCTGATGAGCCTGGCCCTGGAACAGGCGGGCCTGCGCGCCCACCACCTCACGGGCGGCGAGGCCGGCATCCTGACCGACACGCACTTTGGCAATGCCAAACCGCTGCCCGGCACCTACGAGCGCGTCAAGGACCGCCTGAGCGGCCTGCTGGCGGCCGGCGTCACCCCGGTGGTGGCGGGTTTCATGGGCGAGACCGACAAGGGCGCCATCACCACCCTGGGCCGGGGCGGCACCGATTTCAGCGCCACCATCGTGGGCAAGGCCCTGGGCGCCGATGAAGTGTGGGCCTGGAAGGATGTGGACGGCGTGATGAGCGCCGACCCCCGCGTGGTGAAGGACGCCCGCAACATCGAGGTTCTGAGCTACGGCGAGGTGATGGAACTGGCCTATTTCGGCGCCAAGGTGCTGCACCCGCTGGCGGTCACCCCGCTGCAGGAAAGTGGCATTCCCCTGCGCGTGAAAAGTGCCGCCGACCCCGACTTTCCCGGCACCCTGGTGCAGGCCGAGGCGCGCGACGAGGCCGGGCACCCCGTCAAGGCCGTGACCGCCATTCGCAACGTGAGCATCATCAACGTGAGTGGCGCGGGCGTGCTGGGTATTCCTGAAGTGATCGCCAGCGTCTTTGACGCCATTGCCCGCGAAAACGTAACCCTCCTGATGGTCTCGCAGAGTTCGTCCATGAGTAACGTCTCGCTGGCCGTGCAGACCGCCGACGCCGAGCGCACCCTCACGGCTCTGCGCGCCGGGGTCAGCCTGGAACTGCAGATCGAGGAGCAGCCCGGCGTGGCGGTGCTGGCGATTGTGGGCAGCGGCATGCGCGGTCAGCGCGGCGTCTCGGCCCGCATGTTTACCGCCCTGGCCGACGAGGACGTGAACATCCTGATGATCTCGCAGGGCAGCTCGGAGCTGAACGTGTCGGTGGCCGTGGAGGGCGAACACGTAGAGACCGCCACCCGCGCCGTTCACCGCGCCTTTGACCTGGGCCAGCGCGCCCTGGCCTGA
- a CDS encoding phosphatase PAP2 family protein, with translation MFDRVRREFLPFVRQRWRSLLLLLLGVLVPLLLFTELAEEVIEEGGFAWDQAVLAWYAAQRTPGLTQAAEVLAQVAGVKVLPFVTLAIAWLLGQAGRGQGRPHGWFLLTGVLGATALNVAAKLVFQRPRPDELVAVLTEPGFSFPSGHAMANAAFGFAMALVFWRSRAGWPVAVFGLCWAVLVGTSRNYLGVHYPSDVLAGVTASTAWVAGLYMLMARRWPGLRGSPAGPRDTRE, from the coding sequence ATGTTCGACCGGGTGCGCCGCGAATTTCTGCCCTTTGTCCGGCAGCGCTGGCGTTCGCTGCTGCTGCTGTTGCTGGGCGTGCTGGTGCCCCTGCTGCTGTTCACCGAACTGGCTGAGGAGGTCATTGAGGAAGGCGGCTTTGCCTGGGATCAGGCGGTGCTGGCCTGGTATGCCGCGCAGCGCACCCCGGGGCTGACCCAGGCGGCCGAAGTGCTGGCGCAGGTGGCAGGGGTGAAGGTGCTGCCCTTTGTCACACTGGCCATTGCGTGGCTGCTGGGCCAGGCCGGGCGCGGGCAGGGCCGCCCCCACGGCTGGTTTCTTTTGACGGGCGTGCTGGGGGCCACGGCGCTGAACGTGGCGGCCAAACTGGTCTTTCAGCGCCCCCGCCCGGATGAACTGGTGGCCGTGTTGACCGAACCCGGGTTCAGCTTTCCCAGCGGCCACGCGATGGCCAACGCGGCCTTTGGCTTTGCCATGGCGCTGGTGTTCTGGCGGTCGCGGGCGGGCTGGCCGGTAGCGGTATTTGGCCTGTGCTGGGCGGTGCTGGTGGGGACCAGCCGCAATTATCTGGGGGTCCACTACCCGTCAGACGTCCTGGCCGGGGTGACGGCCAGCACGGCCTGGGTGGCGGGGCTGTACATGCTCATGGCGCGGCGCTGGCCTGGGCTGCGCGGCTCGCCGGCCGGACCCCGGGACACCCGGGAGTGA
- a CDS encoding M12 family metallopeptidase has product MKHTFALLPLATLALLAGCAGQAPLPEGAALNLQGGPTFRVDLRETPLNALDAAARTRLSQDTAVEVTLRSGTALMYRNVAGHIVVDGDMLLGRSEDAAEVLARLDKAPAGSLGTQSLSRFAAGGGNWANRTVPYFWKQGALTATQAAAVNAAVERWNAQAGATLRWVWNPGATHKVEFVVGGGGCGSSYVGAIGGTQPLTIAPNCFNNSTIIHEMGHASGFHHEHQRCDRDNYITVGSAYVGDTTNFGRTCSAYTHGPYDYDSVMNYFPPYIYARSQPVGTYNGSPGNLGKVPDLSRGDLFALQAIYPGGTTPPPTTGRTYTGTLGSGAATVQPGSSGFSYAGGTLKGALTGPAGSDFDLYLQRWSGSAWGTVAQSTSPGHTEAITSAAGAGTYRWYIYSYSGSGAYSLVETK; this is encoded by the coding sequence ATGAAGCACACTTTTGCCCTCCTGCCGCTTGCCACCCTCGCCCTGCTGGCCGGTTGTGCCGGGCAGGCGCCGCTGCCCGAGGGCGCAGCCTTGAATCTGCAGGGGGGGCCCACCTTCCGCGTGGACCTGCGCGAAACGCCGCTGAACGCTCTGGATGCTGCCGCCCGCACCCGCCTGTCGCAGGACACGGCCGTGGAAGTCACCCTGCGCAGCGGCACTGCCCTGATGTACCGCAATGTGGCCGGCCATATCGTCGTGGACGGCGACATGCTGCTGGGCCGCTCGGAGGACGCCGCAGAGGTGCTCGCTCGCCTGGACAAGGCCCCGGCCGGCAGCCTGGGCACCCAGAGCCTCTCGCGCTTTGCAGCGGGTGGGGGCAACTGGGCCAACAGGACAGTGCCGTATTTCTGGAAACAGGGTGCCCTGACGGCCACGCAGGCCGCAGCCGTGAACGCGGCAGTGGAACGCTGGAACGCGCAGGCCGGCGCCACGCTGCGCTGGGTGTGGAACCCGGGCGCCACCCACAAGGTGGAATTCGTGGTGGGCGGCGGCGGCTGCGGGTCGTCGTATGTGGGCGCCATTGGGGGCACGCAGCCGCTGACCATTGCGCCGAACTGCTTTAACAACAGCACCATCATTCACGAGATGGGCCACGCCTCGGGCTTTCACCATGAGCACCAGCGCTGCGACCGCGACAATTACATCACGGTGGGCAGCGCCTACGTGGGCGACACCACCAACTTCGGCAGGACCTGTAGCGCCTACACCCACGGCCCCTACGACTACGACTCGGTCATGAACTACTTCCCGCCGTACATTTACGCGCGCAGCCAGCCGGTGGGCACCTACAACGGCTCGCCGGGCAACCTGGGCAAGGTCCCGGACCTCAGCCGGGGCGACCTGTTCGCGCTGCAGGCCATCTACCCGGGCGGCACCACCCCGCCGCCCACCACGGGCCGCACCTACACAGGCACGCTGGGCAGCGGCGCCGCCACGGTGCAGCCCGGGTCGTCGGGCTTCTCGTATGCGGGTGGCACCCTGAAAGGCGCGCTCACGGGGCCAGCGGGCAGCGACTTCGACCTGTACCTGCAGCGCTGGTCGGGTTCGGCGTGGGGCACGGTCGCGCAGAGCACCAGCCCCGGCCACACCGAGGCCATCACCTCTGCTGCAGGGGCAGGCACCTACCGCTGGTACATCTACAGCTACAGCGGCAGCGGCGCATACAGCCTGGTGGAAACGAAGTAA